A portion of the Carya illinoinensis cultivar Pawnee chromosome 11, C.illinoinensisPawnee_v1, whole genome shotgun sequence genome contains these proteins:
- the LOC122282605 gene encoding MYB-like transcription factor ETC1: MADLDHSSSTETALDSEVLEEAKNSNHDSKLQFSEDEETLVVIMFNLVGERWSLIAGRIPGRTAEEIEKYWNSRYSSKSE, translated from the exons ATGGCTGACTTGGATCACAGTAGTTCTACTGAAACTGCTTTGGACTCCGAAG TACTTGAGGAGGCAAAGAATAGCAATCACGATTCGAAGCTTCAATTCTCAGAAGATGAGGAGACGCTTGTTGTAATAATGTTTAATCTTGTTGGCGAgag ATGGTCTCTAATTGCTGGGAGAATCCCTGGAAGAACAGCCGAGGAAATTGAGAAATACTGGAATTCAAGATACTCCTCCAAAAGCGAATGA
- the LOC122282819 gene encoding thiamine thiazole synthase, chloroplastic-like, which yields MATIASSFTFTPQRHALFDSSSSFHGTRLAPPSLRFLSVKSDAQPSISVSASSSPPYDLKEFKFEPIKESIVSREMTRRYMMDMITYADTDVVIVGAGSAGLSCAYELSKNPSVQVAIIEQSVSPGGGAWLGGQLFSAMVVRKPAHVFLNELGIDYDEQDNYVVIKHAALFTSTIMSKLLARPNVKLFNAVAAEDLIVKGGRVGGVVTNWALVSMNHDTQSCMDPNVMEAKVVVSSCGHDGPFGATGVKRLKSIGMIDSVPGMKALDMNAAEDAIVRLTREIVPGMIVTGMEVAEIDGSPRMGPTFGAMMISGQKAAHLALKSLGLPNEIDGSYVGSIHPEMILAAADSAETVDA from the exons ATGGCAACCATTGCCTCCTCCTTCACCTTCACACCACAGAGACACGCTCTATTTGACAGCTCGTCCTCCTTCCATGGCACCCGTCTTGCCCCACCTTCCCTCCGCTTCCTCTCTGTCAAGTCTGATGCTCAACCCTCCATCTCCGTGTCTGCCTCTTCATCCCCACCCTACGATCTCAAGGAGTTCAAGTTCGAGCCTATCAAGGAGTCCATCGTCTCCCGTGAGATGACCCGGCGGTACATGATGGACATGATCACGTACGCCGACACTGACGTTGTCATTGTGGGTGCGGGCTCCGCCGGCCTGTCTTGCGCCTACGAGCTCAGCAAGAACCCGTCTGTACAGGTGGCCATCATCGAGCAGTCTGTCAGCCCAGGAGGCGGTGCGTGGCTTGGCGGTCAGCTCTTCTCGGCTATG GTTGTGCGCAAACCGGCGCATGTGTTCCTTAACGAGCTGGGCATCGATTATGATGAGCAAGACAACTACGTGGTGATCAAACACGCGGCGCTCTTCACCTCCACCATCATGAGCAAGCTCTTGGCTCGCCCCAACGTGAAGCTCTTCAACGCGGTGGCGGCCGAGGACTTGATCGTGAAGGGAGGGAGAGTTGGTGGGGTGGTGACGAACTGGGCACTGGTGTCGATGAACCACGACACGCAGTCGTGCATGGATCCCAACGTAATGGAGGCCAAGGTGGTGGTCAGCTCGTGCGGCCATGACGGGCCTTTCGGTGCCACTGGGGTCAAGAGGCTAAAGAGTATTGGGATGATTGACAGCGTTCCCGGGATGAAGGCACTGGACATGAATGCCGCTGAGGATGCTATTGTAAGGCTCACAAGGGAGATTGTACCTGGGATGATTGTCACTGGAATGGAAGTTGCTGAGATTGATGGATCCCCAAGAATG GGTCCCACCTTTGGAGCGATGATGATATCAGGGCAAAAGGCTGCTCACTTGGCCCTGAAGTCGCTGGGACTTCCCAATGAAATTGATGGGTCATATGTTGGAAGCATCCACCCGGAGATGATCCTTGCTGCTGCAGATTCTGCTGAAACTGTCGATGCATAA